A section of the Chloroflexota bacterium genome encodes:
- the rsmG gene encoding 16S rRNA (guanine(527)-N(7))-methyltransferase RsmG, translating into MQKTEAESKLRLLTEGARAIGVELSAEQEAQFAKYAHVMLVANTRMNLTSITKPEAVETLHFLDSLTVACVLTAETLRGGRVLDVGSGAGLPGVALKIAFPGIRLDLLETTGKKVAFLRDLVAHLELPDVTVQHGRAEDLAHDPSLRASFDAVLARGVAKLPALAELTLPFLRAGGVLVAHKKDNVGPELAAAAKAVQLLGGAAPTLRPVSAPGLEDGRALVVVEKIAATPKGYPRQAGMPVKRPIGT; encoded by the coding sequence ATGCAGAAGACCGAGGCCGAGAGCAAGTTGCGCCTGCTGACCGAAGGCGCCCGCGCCATCGGCGTTGAGCTGAGCGCCGAGCAGGAAGCGCAGTTCGCGAAGTACGCCCACGTCATGCTCGTAGCGAACACGCGGATGAACCTGACCTCCATCACGAAGCCAGAGGCCGTCGAGACGCTGCACTTTCTGGACTCGCTGACGGTGGCCTGCGTCCTCACCGCCGAGACCCTGCGGGGCGGGCGCGTGCTCGACGTCGGCAGCGGGGCTGGACTCCCCGGCGTGGCGCTGAAGATAGCCTTTCCCGGCATCCGACTGGATTTGTTGGAGACGACGGGCAAGAAGGTGGCCTTTCTCAGGGACCTCGTCGCACACCTAGAGTTGCCGGACGTGACGGTGCAGCACGGGCGGGCAGAGGACCTCGCCCACGACCCGTCGCTGCGTGCGTCGTTCGACGCCGTGCTCGCCCGGGGCGTGGCCAAGCTGCCCGCGCTGGCCGAGCTGACACTGCCGTTCCTGCGCGCCGGCGGCGTGCTGGTGGCGCACAAGAAGGACAACGTCGGGCCGGAGCTAGCCGCTGCGGCCAAGGCAGTCCAGCTTCTTGGGGGCGCCGCTCCGACCCTGCGCCCGGTCAGCGCCCCGGGACTCGAGGACGGCCGTGCGCTGGTGGTCGTCGAGAAGATCGCGGCGACGCCGAAGGGGTATCCGCGGCAGGCGGGGATGCCCGTCAAACGCCCGATTGGGACGTAG